AGTCAATATTAATGAAAACTGTGGCGCTACTGATGTAAAAGCATTAACCAAAACTGTCCTTGAAGAAAAAGCTGACTTAGGCTTTGCTCTTGATGGTGATGGTGATCGCATCATTATGGTCGATCATAAAGGTAATAAAATTGATGGTGATTTAATTATTTACATTATTGCCCGTGAAGCCTTAAGACAAGGTCAACTTAAAGGTGGCGTTGTCGGGACCTTGATGAGCAATATGGGACTTGAAATCGCCCTTAAAAATCTTGGCATCCCATTTGTACGAGCAAAAGTGGGGGACCGTTATGTGCTTGAAATGCTGGTTGAAAAAAATTGGCGATTAGGTGCAGAAAATTCAGGCCATGTCCTTTTACTTGATAAAACCACAACAGGCGATGGTATTGTTGCAGGCTTACAAGTTCTAGCGGCAATGATAAGAAATAACATGTCACTCGCTGAATTATGTCAAGGCATGACCATGCTACCACAAATATTAATTAACGTTCGTTATACAGGAAACCCATTAGCCAATGCTGCGGTCAAATCTGCAATTGAACAGGCAGAAACGCAACTTGGCAATGAAGGTCGGGTATTGATACGCAAATCCGGCACCGAACCGCTTATCCGCGTAATGGTAGAAGGTAGTAATCACTCTCAAGTGCAAAAATTAGCGGAACAAATTGCCAATGCAGTTAAAGCATCAAATTAGCCTGTTTTTTCATCATTAATTAAGCTATTGATGAACAATATTTCTAATAAAGTGAGCGGTAAAGCTGTTATTCTTTACACAAAATTAGTAAAAAGTGTCTAAATTCTTTATTTTTTTAATCAGTTGTTGACTTATTATAGGGAATTAGGTTTAAAATAATAGCTTCGGTTATTGCAGTGATTGTTTATACCTTTTAAGGAAAAGCAAACTGTAGTTTTCATTTTTAAAATAGGTAAGAGGGTTATATGGCAGTTTCCTCTCCAGCTTCACCGCAAGCTTATATAAAACACCATCTGGAGAACTTACAAGTTGGTTCTGGTTTTTGGACCTTTAATCTTGATTCCTTGTTCTTCTCAATTGTACTTGGTGTGCTTTTCTTATGGATTTTCCATCGTGTAGCAAGGAAAGCGACGAGTGGCGTACCAGGTAAACTTCAATGTGCGGTAGAGATGATCTTTGAATTTGTAAATAATACTGTCAAAGACATGTTCACAGGTCAAAATAAACTCATTGCCCCTTTAGCACTTACTGTGTTTATCTGGGTATTTTTGATGAACTTAATGGATCTAATTCCTGTTGATTTCCTACCTTATGCGGGACAATATTTAGGTCTATCTCATTTAAGAGTCGTACCGACAGCTGACGTGAGTATCACAATGTCAATGTCACTCGGTGTCTTTGCACTT
This Gilliamella sp. ESL0443 DNA region includes the following protein-coding sequences:
- the atpB gene encoding F0F1 ATP synthase subunit A, which produces MAVSSPASPQAYIKHHLENLQVGSGFWTFNLDSLFFSIVLGVLFLWIFHRVARKATSGVPGKLQCAVEMIFEFVNNTVKDMFTGQNKLIAPLALTVFIWVFLMNLMDLIPVDFLPYAGQYLGLSHLRVVPTADVSITMSMSLGVFALIIIYSIKYKGISGFIKEYTLHPFNHWAFAPINLVLELVSLLAKPVSLGLRLFGNMYAGELIFILIAALLPWWSQWVLSLPWAIFHILIITLQAFIFMVLTIVYLAMASTTEDH
- the glmM gene encoding phosphoglucosamine mutase, which encodes MSNRKYFGTDGIRGKVGEYPITPDFALKLGWAAGRVLAKDGVKKVLIGKDTRISGYMLESALEAGFASAGVAAAFTGPMPTPAIAYLTRTFRADAGVVISASHNPFYDNGIKFFSTEGRKLDDAIELEIEAELEKQIDCVESKQLGRASRITDAAGRYIEFCKSTFDHDLSLSGLKVVVDCANGATYHIAPKVLRELGAKVIKIGCEPDGVNINENCGATDVKALTKTVLEEKADLGFALDGDGDRIIMVDHKGNKIDGDLIIYIIAREALRQGQLKGGVVGTLMSNMGLEIALKNLGIPFVRAKVGDRYVLEMLVEKNWRLGAENSGHVLLLDKTTTGDGIVAGLQVLAAMIRNNMSLAELCQGMTMLPQILINVRYTGNPLANAAVKSAIEQAETQLGNEGRVLIRKSGTEPLIRVMVEGSNHSQVQKLAEQIANAVKASN